ACGAACGGACCGACATTTACGGCTTAGGCGCGATCCTCTTTTCGATCCTGGCCGGCTGCGGCCCTCACGAACACACACGCGACTCGACGAAATCGGTCAATGGACGAGAACTGCTAACGGCGATCGCCGGACGACCTTCTCCGAAAGCGTCGGATGTGAACCCGGACGTCGATCCCTCGCTATCGGCCATCTGCGCCAAAGCAATGGCGCGGCGTCAATACGCGCGGTATCAATCGGCGTCGGAACTCGCCGAAGAAGTGCAGCGATGGATGGCCGGTGAAAACGTAAAAGCCTATCGCGAGCGGCCCGAGCAGCGAATCGCTCGCTGGATTCAACAGCATCGGATTGCCTCGCAGTTGGTAGGCTTAACCTTGGTGGCCTGCCTGGTGGCGTTAACGGTTTTCGTGGTCGATTCGCACACAGCACAAAACGCGGAACGCCAAAGCAGTTTCGACCAAATGCAGGCCTACAAAAGCGAACTAGAAGTTCAGCTGGAAGCGACTGCCGAGAGTATCACCAAAGACGTCCGTTTCATGTCGAGTCTGCCACCGATCAACGGCATCATAAACGTTCGCAACGACGCTACGGATACCGAATCAGAAGAAGTTTGGCGAGATCGGCTCGAGATGATTTACGAGGAATTTCTTCGCGCCAATGTCGAATACCTGAAGATCAGTTTTACGAAAATCTCCGAAGGAGCGGCCGAGGACATTGTGTGCGTTGAACGAAATGTTCGCGATCCGGCCTATTTGCGTCGTGTCCCGGCTTCTCGTCTGACGACCCACAACGAGCCAGAACTCCTGGCAATGGTTTCGAAACTCAGTCGCGGAGACGTCCTACTTGCCGTCCGCGGTGCGGATGAAAAAGCGGACGATCACATTGAAGAGGGGGTTCGCCTGGTTGCGATTACGCCTATCTACGACGACAGCTCCGGCGTCCTGTTTGGTGCCGCCGTGATTGCCATTGATCTACGTCATCAGGTCGTCGAGTTCCTCACACGACTCGACCAAGGGACGGCGGCTATTCAGGTGACCGATCGCCAAGGCAAAGTTTGGGTTCGCGACACACCACAGTCAGGCGTCGTCGAAGCGAATAAAGCCACCAGCATCACCGACGAATTGCCTGAGCTGAAGTCCTTCTACGCGGACGATAACGCCAAGCATTACAGCAACGACAACGAGGGCGTGATCGCCTCGAAGATCTTACTCGATCACTTCAACAGCCAAACGACCGTGGGCATTGTGCTGAAGTTAGTGGAATAGCTCCATTCACTTCTTTTGATTACCGCATGCAGCATCCGCATTGCCATTACGCTACAATCTTAGCTCACGCCGTTTTATGGCGTCCGTCCCGATGGGGCCAATCTTGAACTTCCGAGTGCGTATTCACGGAGAACGTTGCATCTGATGCCCATCATTAGAAGTTGCCGAACCTTCGCATTGTGCCTGCTGATCGGCGTGCTGGCGTTGTCCTTTGCCTCGACTGTCGCGGCCATTCAAATTGATATCGAGAAGCCTGGCGATCGCGAGTTCATTCGCGACACGGCCGATATGATTTCGCCGGAGGGCAAGGAACAGATTCTCGATATCTGCGACAAGCTACTCTCTGAAAAAGCCACGCCGATCATCGTTATCACAATCGATTCGATGGCCAACCATGGCGGTGAAGGACTGCGGATCGAGACCTTCGCGACGCTGTTGTTCGACCAGTGGGGAATCGGCCAAGCCGAAATCAATGGGCAAGAGTGGAACACCGGCATCTTGCTGCTGGTCTCTAAGAACGATCGCAAGGCACGCATTGAACTGGGCGGTGGCTGGGGGCGTCGTGAAGATGCCCTTTGCCGGCAGATCATGGACGAGCAAATCATCCCACGCTTCAAGCAAGGGCAATTCTCGGAAGGGATCGTCGCTGGCGTCGAGTCGCTCGACAAGATGGCTCGGAAGCTTGAACTTCCTACCCAGCCGCGCCCCTGGTGGCACTATGCAATCGGTGTGGGTTTCGTAGCGCTGGCGATCTTCACCGGCGTGTCGCTCTATCGACGCGGATCAAGCGGATGGGCCTGGGCCCTTTGGGCACTCGTGTTCACCGTGCTGGGGGTCATTCTCTATCAGTTGGCGACCAGCCGAGGCAGCGGTGGTGGTGGCGGCTTTAGCGGCGGTTCGTTCGGTGGTGGTTCTTCCGGTGGCGGTGGTGCCACAGGCTCTTGGTAAGGAAACAGTAGCTATGCAACGAGCATCGACTCTCTTCAGTGCCGACCAAAGGCAAAAGATCCAGGAAACCGTTGCCCAGGCCGAAGCAAACACTTCGTGCGAGATCGTCCCGGTCGTCGCGACTGCTTCCGGCCGTTACGATCGGGCCGAAGATATCCTCGGCCTCTGGCTGGCCACGATCGCGGCTGTCCTGGTTTGGACGCTCTATCCCCGCTCGGCGGAAGACCCAGGAGACTGGGCCGGCACGTCGCTGGACTGGGGACTGCTGGCCCTGGTGGTTAGTATTGTGGTGGCGTTTCTCGTGGGCGCTATGCTCGGAAGTCAAATCGGTTGGCTCCGGCGGCTGTTCACACCCAGCAATCAAATGAAAGACGAAGTCGCTTCCCAGGCACGCCAGGTTTTCTTCGACCGACGCGTGCATCACACCAGCGGAGCAACGGGACTGTTGATTTACGTTTCCCTATTCGAGCACACCGCCGCGGTCCTGGCCGATCAAGAAGTTCTCGAAAAGCTCGGCCAACCGGCCCTCGACGAGCTTTGCCAACAGCTGACCGAAGGACTGCATCAAGGCCATCCAACCGAAGCGATGTGCGGCGTTATCGAATCTGCCGGCCAACAACTGGCCGGAGTCTTACCGCGAACCGACGACGACACCAACGAACTTCCCGATGCATTGGTGCTGATGGATTAGTCGGCCAGCATCGGCATCGTACGATGCCATTCTCTACTCCCCAAAAGGCTGGCACCTGCTCCGTCTTCGATTCTTTCGACGGCGCCAGTCGCTAAAGTGGTTTGCTCGTCACGCCCCTGAATGAGGGTTGTCCATAATCATCGTCTCAGTATTATGTAACATCTCTTGAAAAAGACTTTCTTTTTCGAGCCCTCCCCCCATCCCGCCTGCTTTGCTTCGTTGGAGTGTTGCCTTGAGTATCTCTTGGTGCCGATGTGCCCCGTTGGTTTTGTGTGTCAGTCTGTTTTTAATCGCTGGTTGTACTAGCCAAGAAACAGGCGAGTCTTTAGGTGCGACGGTCACCGGAACCATCCTCTATAAAGGTAGCCCAGTTGATGGGGCAATGGTCACGTTTCGTCCAACCGGCGAAGGTGGTCATGGAGCGTTTGCTCAGACCGACGAAGAAGGAAAGTACAAGCTGTCCACATCAGTCGCTGGAACGACCGGCGTGCAGCCCGGCGACTACGTCGTAACGGTTACCAAAACCGAAGCGGCCCAGTCGAATGTCGCTTCTGAGGATGATCCCAACTACAACCCCAACGCGAGCGGCCGCGCGCCAGCAGCGAAGAACGTGCTTCCTAAGAAGTATGCCGCTGCGAAAACTTCTGGCCTGGAATTCACCGTGAATCAAGGGCCCAACAACCTGCCGATCGAACTAGCCGATTAGCTATCGACTAGCCAGCACCCCCCTCGCAAGAGCCCCAAGGCAGCGAGTGCAATGGCAGTTTTTCACACGCTACGCCCCGTCGCGGGCGTCTTCCTCACCTCAACTCCGGTATAGGGGTATATCTCCTATGGCTTTTATGCTAATTTCCCGTTAATCATCCATCTCGCACATGTTATTTTCATTGAGTGCGAGAAACGCCCTCCTGATGTTTGTTTGTCTTTCACCCACCTCACGAGACTTCGTCATGCGCTTCCGACCCTTACCACGAAATGGTTTTACCTTAGTCGAGCTTCTAGTTGTGATCGCCATCATTGGCGTTTTGATTGCCTTGCTATTGCCGGCCGTCCAACAGGCCCGCGAAGCTGCGCGAAGAATGCAGTGCTCGAACCAATTGAAGCAATTGGGACTTGCTCTGCATAACTATCACGACACCTTTGGCGACTTCGTTCCGCGTAAGCAAGGGACGAATGATCCTGGCTACGGTAGCGGCAACGATCTCCTGTCCAACGCCGGACGAGCAAGCGGTTTCATTGGCATACTGCCGTTCATCGAACAGAGCGCCATGTACGACCAAATCGCCGCCGGTGATGCCGCCACCGCCCCTGGGGGACCTTATGCCTGGCGTAACTGGGACGTTTGGGACACTGCTCCCCAAATGCTGCGTTGCCCTTCGGCCACGTCGGCGACCAGCCCTGAATATGCGGTAAACTACATGTTTAGCGCAGGCGACTCGATCTATCGAAATCGCGACGGCCAAGATTTACGTGGTGTCTTCCAAACAGTTCGCGGCGTCAACATGCGTGACATCACCGACGGAACGAGCAACACGATTGCCATGAGCGAACGCTTGATCACTAACTTTCCTCTTGGCAGTGGTGGTGGAAGCGTCCGCGTCACACAGGGAACCATCACCGGAATCTCTGGGATCTCAAGCAATCCCTCGCAGTGCCTGGCCACGTCAAGCGGCGGTTTCTACACCAACTCTTCCAACGTCAAAGGACGCACCGGTTGGCGCTGGACTGATGGCCCCATCGAGAAGGTTGGCTTCACTACAGTTCTGCCACCCAACGCGCCTTCCTGCATTGATGGATCCGACCCTAACGGCGACGGCACGACCACCATTTTGCCTCCGACCAGCAATCACCCTGGCGGTGCGATGGGCTTGTTCTGCGATGGATCGGTCAAGTTCGTAACCGAAACGATCGACACCGGTGACCTAACCCTGGCCGAGTCCAACGGCGGTCAAAGCCCTTACGGAATCTGGGGAGCCATGGGTTCCAAGTCCGGCGGCGAGGCCTTCTCGGCCGATTAGTTTGCCCGCCCAACGTTCGCGCAAGCATGCATTCCCTTTAGCGATCAGGCCGCCCATGGCGCCTGATCGCTTTTGCGATTCTTGGGCCGTCTTTCCTTTGGCTTGCGGGGAAGCATCAAGTTCGTAGCTGAAGTAGAATTGCCGTGTCCCTCCTGCAAACATACTTTTCTGTAAGAGAACTTCCCATGCGAAACGGTGTCTGGCTTTTCGTAAGTGTATTTCTATCGCTGAGTGCCTGCCCGCTTCTGGCAGCCGAAACGCAAACGCCGCGACCACGCCTGCTGGTGCTTACCGACGTTGGTGGTGACCCAGACGATCAACAGTCGCTGGTTCGCCTGATGGTTTATGCCAATCAGTTTCGCTTGGAAGGTCTCGTTGCGTCGGCTTCCGGTACGCCTGGCGAACTGAAGAAAGCGATCGTGCAGCCTCAGTTAATTCGCGAGATCGTCAACGCCTACGGCCAAGTCCGACCGAACTTAGCCCGACACGAATCCAACTGGCCGGAAGCGGCCGAACTGCTCGCGTGCATCAAATCAGGCAATCCCCAGCGAGGGCGGAAGCATATCGGCGAGAAGCACGACACGGAAGGCTCGCGTTTTTTGATCGAGAAGATCGACTCCGGCACCCAGGACGATCGACTGAACATCGCTATCTGGGGTGGTCAAACCGACCTGGCCCAGGCCCTCTGGCGCGTCAAACACGATCGCAGTGAACGAGAATTCCAGGCCTTTGTCCAAAAGTTTCGCGTCTACGATATCGCCGATCAAGATGGAATCGCCCAGTGGATGCACGACGAATTCCCTGGCATGTTCTATATCCTTAGCAAGGCGCCCCCAGGCCAAGACAAACGTCAGGCCGTCTTTCGTGGGATGTATCTGACCGGAGACCAGTCCTTAACCAGCCGTAAGTGGATCGAGGAGAATATCCGCTCGCAGGGACCGCTCGGCAAGCTCTATCCCACCAAGACGTGGACCAGCCCTAATCCCCACGGCTGCTTGAAAGAAGGGGATACACCCTCTTGGTTTTTCTTTCTGCCGGCCGGAGGCAACCAACCCGGCGATCCTTCTCAGCCTGGCTGGGGCGGCCAATACTTCTTAGCCGAAGATGGCTGGTACCGTGATCAATCAAGCGGAAGCGGCGACCCGCGCGAGACTGTCTCGAAATGGCGTCCCAAATTTCAACGCGACTTTGCACAGCGGATGGCCTGGTGCATGCCCAAACAGGACCGGTAGGCGTAGACACGCCAAAGAAAAAGGGACGCCATCGATAGTCCGGTGGCGTCCCTTGAATGGTCTCGTCGGCTGGTTAGCCTTCTTGAGAGCTTTTCCAGTCTTCCTTGGCGGCATCCTTGGCACTTTCGGCCGTTTGGCTCAGCTTGTCCTTGAGGTCCTGCGGACCAAGTCCTTCCTCGTCGAGACTTTCGCTCGCCGCATCGGCTGCCGCTGCAACGGCCTCCATGCCACGGTCGCGAACCTCTCGGGCAGTTTCCTTGCCTGTTTCCAGCAAGTCGTCGCGTGTGCTGCCCATCCACTCGTCTTCTGCTTCCGTCTCGGGAATCAGAACACCACACAGAAGGCCTAGCCCCAACGCGATGCCACCGACAGCCAAAGGTGCTTTTAGCATGGCGATGTCGTAACCTTGCTTCGATTTCCGAACGCCCTTTCGAGCTTTCCGGTACGAAGTTTTTCCGGCACGCTGGGCGGCGTGAGCGAGATCTTCCGCTTTTTGACCGGTCGCCGAGTAGGCATCTTGGGCACCATGCTTTACCGATGATGCAGCGGACTTCACACCATGGCCGATTTCAGCCGAAGTCGATCTGCCTGAGGACGTCGCGTGTTCCGCCATCGTCGGATCGCTTTCGAGATCGTCCAATGGGTTATCATCATCATCGTCGTCGTTACCCATCATCAGCCAGGCGGCCCCTAACGCGATCATGGCGGTCGGAACAGGGTTATCCTTTGCCTTC
This is a stretch of genomic DNA from Bremerella alba. It encodes these proteins:
- a CDS encoding serine/threonine-protein kinase, whose product is MSSNQAPVPDARFAETMAGASGDFSKEQQDIAVAALILRMGVISERQLSQALSTWALHGDLPLHEHLVALGQLDVETCNQLIERSPALLEEVTLATGDTGFTSAETVVARTLDSVDPSGAIARLMGIRSVSGSGANDATGVRSSVARYRLIRKLGQGGLGRVWLAYDEHLKRPVAVKEVTAPDQSSAHERFRREAEITGRLEHPGIVPIYHLGEDIETGQAFYAMRFLGKQTLHDTIGEYHERRTEGDHDPMLLRRLLTDFVSICQAIGHAHSRKVIHRDLKPENVAIDSFGQVIVIDWGIAKVINELQTSDGQSSSRDSHLSNQSTMDGQVLGTPLYMAPEQAAGRIDELDERTDIYGLGAILFSILAGCGPHEHTRDSTKSVNGRELLTAIAGRPSPKASDVNPDVDPSLSAICAKAMARRQYARYQSASELAEEVQRWMAGENVKAYRERPEQRIARWIQQHRIASQLVGLTLVACLVALTVFVVDSHTAQNAERQSSFDQMQAYKSELEVQLEATAESITKDVRFMSSLPPINGIINVRNDATDTESEEVWRDRLEMIYEEFLRANVEYLKISFTKISEGAAEDIVCVERNVRDPAYLRRVPASRLTTHNEPELLAMVSKLSRGDVLLAVRGADEKADDHIEEGVRLVAITPIYDDSSGVLFGAAVIAIDLRHQVVEFLTRLDQGTAAIQVTDRQGKVWVRDTPQSGVVEANKATSITDELPELKSFYADDNAKHYSNDNEGVIASKILLDHFNSQTTVGIVLKLVE
- a CDS encoding DUF1593 domain-containing protein encodes the protein MRNGVWLFVSVFLSLSACPLLAAETQTPRPRLLVLTDVGGDPDDQQSLVRLMVYANQFRLEGLVASASGTPGELKKAIVQPQLIREIVNAYGQVRPNLARHESNWPEAAELLACIKSGNPQRGRKHIGEKHDTEGSRFLIEKIDSGTQDDRLNIAIWGGQTDLAQALWRVKHDRSEREFQAFVQKFRVYDIADQDGIAQWMHDEFPGMFYILSKAPPGQDKRQAVFRGMYLTGDQSLTSRKWIEENIRSQGPLGKLYPTKTWTSPNPHGCLKEGDTPSWFFFLPAGGNQPGDPSQPGWGGQYFLAEDGWYRDQSSGSGDPRETVSKWRPKFQRDFAQRMAWCMPKQDR
- a CDS encoding TPM domain-containing protein, which produces MPIIRSCRTFALCLLIGVLALSFASTVAAIQIDIEKPGDREFIRDTADMISPEGKEQILDICDKLLSEKATPIIVITIDSMANHGGEGLRIETFATLLFDQWGIGQAEINGQEWNTGILLLVSKNDRKARIELGGGWGRREDALCRQIMDEQIIPRFKQGQFSEGIVAGVESLDKMARKLELPTQPRPWWHYAIGVGFVALAIFTGVSLYRRGSSGWAWALWALVFTVLGVILYQLATSRGSGGGGGFSGGSFGGGSSGGGGATGSW
- a CDS encoding DUF1559 domain-containing protein yields the protein MRFRPLPRNGFTLVELLVVIAIIGVLIALLLPAVQQAREAARRMQCSNQLKQLGLALHNYHDTFGDFVPRKQGTNDPGYGSGNDLLSNAGRASGFIGILPFIEQSAMYDQIAAGDAATAPGGPYAWRNWDVWDTAPQMLRCPSATSATSPEYAVNYMFSAGDSIYRNRDGQDLRGVFQTVRGVNMRDITDGTSNTIAMSERLITNFPLGSGGGSVRVTQGTITGISGISSNPSQCLATSSGGFYTNSSNVKGRTGWRWTDGPIEKVGFTTVLPPNAPSCIDGSDPNGDGTTTILPPTSNHPGGAMGLFCDGSVKFVTETIDTGDLTLAESNGGQSPYGIWGAMGSKSGGEAFSAD
- a CDS encoding TPM domain-containing protein → MQRASTLFSADQRQKIQETVAQAEANTSCEIVPVVATASGRYDRAEDILGLWLATIAAVLVWTLYPRSAEDPGDWAGTSLDWGLLALVVSIVVAFLVGAMLGSQIGWLRRLFTPSNQMKDEVASQARQVFFDRRVHHTSGATGLLIYVSLFEHTAAVLADQEVLEKLGQPALDELCQQLTEGLHQGHPTEAMCGVIESAGQQLAGVLPRTDDDTNELPDALVLMD
- a CDS encoding DUF3618 domain-containing protein, translated to MVERKDYVGNRFGNGHHSSEEIKRQVDHTRAEMDSTIDALIDRLDPAAVLSKTIHGFLGGGSKAAGKSARVAGKAGNSLADMGENLLEKAKDNPVPTAMIALGAAWLMMGNDDDDDDNPLDDLESDPTMAEHATSSGRSTSAEIGHGVKSAASSVKHGAQDAYSATGQKAEDLAHAAQRAGKTSYRKARKGVRKSKQGYDIAMLKAPLAVGGIALGLGLLCGVLIPETEAEDEWMGSTRDDLLETGKETAREVRDRGMEAVAAAADAASESLDEEGLGPQDLKDKLSQTAESAKDAAKEDWKSSQEG
- a CDS encoding carboxypeptidase-like regulatory domain-containing protein, with product MSISWCRCAPLVLCVSLFLIAGCTSQETGESLGATVTGTILYKGSPVDGAMVTFRPTGEGGHGAFAQTDEEGKYKLSTSVAGTTGVQPGDYVVTVTKTEAAQSNVASEDDPNYNPNASGRAPAAKNVLPKKYAAAKTSGLEFTVNQGPNNLPIELAD